CAGGCGTCAATTGGGAGGCGGTTGACCTTGGAGCTTCTGGTGAGACGAGTCAGTTTACAGTTACGGTGGAGGCAGACGGTAACGACTGGCTCTACACATGGACCAAGACTGGCGATCTGGATGGACTTGGCACCTCTAATGATACTTTAACTTTTAAGCTTCGCAGTGCAGCTTTTACTGGTTCCAGCTATTCCTCTGAGACTGGAGCTGTCACTCTCGGGACGGCATTTGATTATAGTGTCGGTGACACAGTAACAACGCCTACGGATCAGCATTTTGGCCCAGCTTACGATCTCGATAATAATCAATCTTTTCAGCTGAGTATTGAGGAGATAGTCTTTACGCAAGGTGAAGACCTTGGCTGGGCGGCCACCTTTGATGGGTTCTCTGCCATCAGTAGATATATAGGACAAGACGATGAAACATTTTACTTTGGGACGATTGGCGCCGAAGTAGTTACGACTCCTGCTACGGAATCTGTTGCTGATATTCCCTTTTCAGGCCCCGTTCAGGTGCTGACGGTGACGGCGACGGATAATAACAACCGTTTTCGTGATCTTGATTTTTCCTTCACTGTCGCGGTTCCTGAGCCTGGCAGTTATGCATT
The nucleotide sequence above comes from Coraliomargarita algicola. Encoded proteins:
- a CDS encoding PEP-CTERM sorting domain-containing protein, whose protein sequence is MSNRTIKPFIWLAAAGLFSTSAQAATVAAGVNWEAVDLGASGETSQFTVTVEADGNDWLYTWTKTGDLDGLGTSNDTLTFKLRSAAFTGSSYSSETGAVTLGTAFDYSVGDTVTTPTDQHFGPAYDLDNNQSFQLSIEEIVFTQGEDLGWAATFDGFSAISRYIGQDDETFYFGTIGAEVVTTPATESVADIPFSGPVQVLTVTATDNNNRFRDLDFSFTVAVPEPGSYALLAGFTGMALVMLRRRN